ATCTTGCAaacagtgctggcagcagaagaTTTcagactatttaaaaaaatgatggtacaaaaaaatattgaaatgcaATTGCAAGCCATTAGaatcatgaaagaaagaaatggtaaGAAGTGGTAAATATGGGGTTTCACTTCATCTTTGTagtttgtgcttgttttctttttctaaaaactaTGTACTCCCATTCATAAATGAGTATAGAATACTGGTCCAGCCCAAGTTAAGGGAGAACACCGTTGATTTTGCTGGGACGaggattttaaaatttacttcttGACTTGTAATCTCAGACACAACtatctattttcctttctaaaataaCAGTGTCAGCTCTGTAGAGTTTCCtgtgaaatttgattttttctgtTAGAGATTCTTGTTGATAATTGAGCGTTAATTGTATCTTTTCATTAACAATGATAATACTTATAACTGAATTAAGCtatttgcagagcagcagttgCGTACCATCTGCCATGCCTACCTTGCAGTTCACACTGTACATTTATACTTGAAAAATCTATATACGCAGCAGAAGTTAAGGCCGCCATCATTCTCacagttaaattattttctcttctttaaaggCACTTATCCCTTACTCTTGCTGCTCCGTTGATGTTTTTGAAAGGATTTTCATCTACTCACTCTTTCTTCCGTCTTCAATTTTACTATTTAGTTTTGTCTTCCTACTgcatatgttttgtttttccagagactttttttaaatgtcaagtTCGATGTAACACTTAGATTTGAAAATGGTTTAGTAAGCACTGGTTGATTTGCAGTCTATAGGAAATACCATGTAACAGCCAATGCAGAGTATGGTTTATGCTGTACTTATGCTTAGATATCAAAACTTTTGTGTTTCACAAAGCTTTGCCTTTCTGCTCCTAGCAACTTGATGCTGAGGATCTAGAATCTTTATGTAAACAGCTTGTAGCAAGGAAGAATTAGatgtgtcttttctttcctctgccaaaaaaaaaaaggtttctttctCGTCTTTGGTTTAAGACTGATGCCAAATAGAACACAAAACAACTTTCTTTGGAGTAATGCACACatcttgttattttcttttggtagGTGTATTGCCTGACTGTTTGACTGAGGGTTCGGATGTGTTCAGTGAAATtgaacaagaagaaatgaaaatactcaGGGAGGTTCtaaggtaaaaaacaaacaaaagaatcaaTCCTACTTTccaccacattttaaaataaaagtatatggAACCTAATTCTTCCAGCCTTTTCCAGGAACCTACCTTCAGATTACATGAACGTTTTTGTCGAAATCCTAtctgtgaggaaaaacaaatggtaCTTGACAATGGGTGTGATCAgggatatttaaaaacataaggATTACCACTCTGCCATAATGAACTGTCTTGGTGATGCATGGAATGATATGCAACACTAAAAGTCTGCAAATCCTGAGTTAGAACTGTATCCAATGACTCTGGACAACGGGAGCAACATTAACTATAAACTGTTCTGGGAACATCCTAAACACAGGTCCAGAGAGACAGGATCAACACTGTAGGTCTGCTTAAAGCGGCTTTATTACTCCTTAGCACTGCAAGAATTACATGCTCTGTTCCATATCCATTAAAGCCTTGGAAGGGCAAATTCTGCCTTTGCAGTAGTTCTTACTCCTTTCTAAAGTGTCCTTAGTTGTCAGCAATGTCTCTTGCTGTAATCTAAGATGAGGACCAATACAGCTTCTACAGATTCTCTTCCACTCCCAgttctcacacacacagaattatAAACGAATAATAGCAGATTAACCCATTCCCTGTATATTAAATGATGATATTTTTCCTCCGTGTTCTGGAAATACTTCCCTTCCTTTAGCAAATGAAACAAGGGATGGATAGATAAGCCCTGGAAATCTatacacaattatttttgcaCAGGGAAGGAAAGACTGAGGGCTGAGATCTGTGTGTTTATCATAATTCTTTCAAGagcacattttcatttaagtCATGAAAGTATTTTGGATGCTTTAATAAATTCATATTGTCTTGCAATTGTTCTGGTATTCCTCAAGTATTTAAGCAGTGCTAAGTTTACATAGAAGTCATTAATACTTAAGAATTCTTGTGTATTTACTTGCATTTTATGTTACAGAAAATCTAAGGAAGAATATGACATggagcaagaaaggaaaaggactgAGGAAGTGAGTATCCTGTCTTTCTAGGTGGTTTGTGCTGATGATTAAGAAATACTTTGATATTCTCGTCCCAGGCATTAACTGTGTAACTTCAAGGCAGTATGTACCACCCTCAGCAAATAAAAGCTATCAGGAAGGTCTTTATGAAAGGTCTGTTCtgttgtttacattttcttgaTGGTATCACTGATGTTAATGCTATATATATTACAACGAACCATCAGTTGTTTGGTGCAGCTCATAAGCATATTTGCTCCTCAGTATCCAAACTCCAAGATTCTGGCAATGGGTATCAGCCTTTCAGATTTAGAGAACATCTGAATTACCAATATTGTCAAGATCAAAGACATTTCAAAGTATAAGCTTCTTAGTGACTACAGCATTTATAATCCTTCAGGAATTTTAAGGATCACTTCATAGACAGTATAGTTATTCATTAAGTCAGTACAGTGCTGCCAGAACCTAATTGCCAGGAACTAGAAATACCCTCCAAGTTAGGCCATCACCCAGTCTCTGCCAGAGTAAACCACGTAGAAAGGTACTGCATGTAAGTGGGGACCGGTTAAAGTGTCTGTTGTTAAACAACTGagaaacaaatagaaatctGAGCAAGGTTGCTGTGAGGAAGCAGCAACAACTACAGTGGCTATAGTTTTTACAGTGGAAATGTGGCAATAAGGCTTCCCTtcaccaggaaaacaaacaaaaataggatTGTAGGCTATTTCAAAAGGGAGcagaactgcttttctgtttctgtcattAGGAAATTGAGCCTAGTAAgtttgaaaagggaaagaactGCCTATATCTTCAGCCTGAACTTACACAGGAAGCTAGCTGGAGATCAAATGTAACTActgaagtggtggagtcaccatccctggaggtctttaaaagacgtttagatgtagagctcagtgatatggtttagtggaggacttgttagtgttaggtcagaggttggactgggtgatcttggaagtcgtttccaacctagacgattcgGTGATACTACAGAGGTCTGCATTTCAAATCCACTCCTAAACTCAAACCCCTAGTAGGTGCAGATGATAGTTATGCCACTGTTATTCCACCAAATTAACCTCTCCCATTGTCTGGCACTTTAGAAAAGTGGTGACAAAACTCTGTTTCTCATGTACATGTTTCCATGATACATTCCAGAAAATTAGTCACCCGTTTCTTACTAAACAACCTGGAAACTCAAGCCTTGGCTCATTTTAAGAATTTATGTTCTGTCTAGATACAGACTTACCCACATCTTCATAGACAGCCAAGAATATCAATATTCTTGATAAATGAGCCAGATTATGGTAGCATTGTAGTGCCCAATTCATTTTTTCAGCCTAGTCTCTGAACAGTTTCTTCTTGGCATAGAAATGTGTGCATGAAGCTGTAATATCTCATAAACTGCATTCTAAGAATTAACAGTATCTAGTTCCAtgtagtatttctttttttaagacatACTCCCAATTAGTTTGGCAGGCAGAATAATAGATACTTAATTATTAGAAGATGCGACGGCGTATTTCATAAAGATAAAACTTAGCACTTCAGCATTATTTGCTCAGAGGTGGAATTTTCAATCTTTCTTTTCGTACAAAGAAAACTATAGCAAAGAGCACGTGGAGAATGCTATTTAAATTTACCTTAGCGCAATTGATCCGTTCAGGATGCCTTCTGCCACTCCTGTTCAGTTACAGGACCAGACCTTACGAGTTTAATGATGCAAAACTTACTTGGTAGGCATTGACAGGAAATCTGGCTGCAGAAGTAATATGAATTCACTCGGTACCTCAGTTCACCTGGACAGAAGAGATGGAGGGTTCCAGCAGGAATTAGAGGGTTGATGAACAGCATAGACTTTTTCTGAGTAAATCCCAGCTAGCCTTCGCTTTCAGAGGTGGATTGTGTTGTCAAGATTTCTCACACAAGTGTGGAAGTAAAACAGTAGCATCAGAAATTATCCAAGCCCGTTGTTTCCATTCAGCTGATTATTTTCGTTTCTGTGGTAACCTCAGTGTATGCTCCTAGTTCTCTTTCTACCTGCTCTATTTTTATGGTTGGTGGAGGTTTGTTTGAAAGTCTCAtcagtgtggaaaaaaagacaacaccCTACATTATCTCTTTGTAGATGggaaataaactatttttctaaaaataaaaaaaaataatattcttaattttGATTGTTGATAAGAGAACGTTATGAACcgaaattaaaaatactgatttatgaCTATAAGCTAGTATGAACCCTACTatcaataaagcaaaataagtaTGCTTTGTTCACTTTGACAATGCAATACATGGTgtaaacaaaactattttaactAGAAGTTGTTTGAGGAGGTTTTCTTTGAGTTGATAGTTTAATGCCTGAAATGAAGTGCTAGGAAGTGTAACACTtggttttgtctgcttttttaaatttaaggcACATACCCTTAAATCACCAGATGTGACCAGTTTTCCAGGAGATTCAAGAGAAACTGTGAGAGTTAAGGAGTCTACTGAGGGAGctgatgtttctgaagaaaCTCCAAAAATTTCATTAGGTAATATTTTGGGAAAGCTCAGTACTGAGTATGCAATATTTACGTACACACAGACAATCTTCATAAACAGGTGGTGTTCTCCCAGTGGGATCTACTCTCTTAAGGGTTAGTGAAAAATGTGTAGCTTTATAGTCTAAGGTCAATTCAAAGAATATACTTCAAactttaggaaatattttgcacatttttttttcttcctgcatctAGTATTTGTCTTTGAATGCATTCACACTAAGTTTTCATATCACAGACACTTGAGCTGGATACTTTTAGCCTTGGTGGTACCTGTGGGCCATACTTGCTCTCTTCTTTCCATGTTATAGGTGTTAACACATGAAGTGGTTGTAAGACCCTCGattctttaaaactgaattagTGTCTTTCACATTaggaaatttaaaagaaaaaagtgttacCTTCAAAATATCCTTTTTACCTTTTGTATGCTTCTTGTGAGGTTTCATTACATTTATTCAAACtcttcttctctgctttccacCCTTGGAAATATGCAGAAGGCCTGCAGGTATACTTGCATTCTTCTCACAGCTTGCTTTTAATCCTCTTATTTTTGCATAGCTGTGCCACCTTGCAATGGCACCATTAAATTATGCCTGTCTGCAGGACTTAATCCTGTGTTTGAGAGACAGGATATCTGAGAGCCTGGGAGTCAAGACTTCTCTGCAGTGAGCGCAGCTCTTCATTGCTGTCCACGTGCCTGCTCAGCTGATGCTGAGCATTCCCATGCTCCTTAAAAGCCAAAGAAGAGGGAGGTCTACAAACAGCTCTTTTAGAATCTTCTTCAGCCTCATAGAACTGGAACTGTGGGACAACACGCCTGTCCAAATAAGCTAGTAAGAAAGTTTGCCACAACTTATCCTCCACTACAACCGTGAAAAAGTGGTTTTAGGTAGTAAAGGCAAAAATCAAGAACATTCACTGTGAATCTTCTCACAGACCCTTTTCACAACCAGAACTGAGGACTGGCCACCAGACTAGTCCGTTAATACCTACCTCCAAAACATGGGTTTCCAACTTAAAGCACCATCTTGGATAACGGGATCATATCCTCTGCTTGAATCCCTTCCCATTGGTACCAGATACAACTCCAGGAAAGGACACAGCAGCAACTTTAACAGTTTGTGCCTCTCCGCCCTTCTCACTGCCCTCACTGCCTTCCAGATCCTCCCAGCTTCTGGCTCTGTGTTCTCACTTGCAGGGTCTTGTTACTGCAGAACAGAGCAGCTCGCCATTCTTGACCTGAGTATGAGGAAGAATCCCATACCTAGGGAGTATTGGCTGCCTTGGTAATATGGCCTCTTGCGTGAGCCAGTTTTGATAGCCAGGAAGAAGgactcccccagcccctttctGTCAGGCATATATTACTTTTCCTTCAGCTATGCGGCTTTTTCGTTATCCTTTGCTATTTCCCTATCACCTTGAGACCCACAATTTCAGTTTGTGAACCCCTTACAGTTTTCCACTGCATACTAAATCTGAAACTAATGGCAACTGCCTTAATTTTCCTAATTTCACTTTGGTGAGCCCCTCATGAGTAGTTTAGGTACTGCAAAACCATTCCTCCCGTATACTGACCATCCAGCTCCTTGCACTACTAGGTGCAAAGAAAGGTGAATTTTCCAAAGACTCTGAAGTAATTGCCCACATCAAACAAATGCTGCTTAGTCACCCGCAGTACGAATGTACATATAGACAAGTTCTCAAAGGAGAATAGAGGTTACATACCAGTAACTGTAATTCTTTGAGATGTGTTGTCTATTTGTATGTTTGCTGTCCATCCTCCTTCCCTTGTCTTCTCAGTATCTTTTCAGCTTTGTGGGTTAAGTGAAACTGAGGGTCTTATGATCACATCCTACAGGTACTGCTAGGACATAAACATCTCCAGCTTGAGTGTTTGCAATATGGACAGCAACAGTGTAAatgtacatacacacaacaCATTTCAAAGAACTACTTTCTGGTAAGTAGCTTTCCTTACTTACAATGTTGGTTGTGAGGTAGGTGTTCGGCATGCAGTGTGtgttctttggatttttttgccCTGCTTTTTAAGGAAGACAGTCCTGGCATGAGGATTTTTTCTTAGCAGTTTTAACTCTTAATAGTACCTCTGAGGACTTTTATTCATCACAACAAGACATTCTTTGGAGCATCTAGACTTCTAGCAGTCAGATTTCAGTGACATGGAAATTCTTCAACTTGacctttattttacatttctgtccTAGTCTGTTTTCCATACTTGAAACaacatttcctcttctttccccccTACCTTTTCACAGTTAAACATAACTTGTAATTTTCTGTACTAAAGAAAGTAGCAACACTGAAGAGCTAAACATACATTATGTGTgctaactttaaaaaaacaaaacaaaacaaaaaacaacaaacctcCAACAACAATTTAGTGTTCACTCTGCACTACTTTCAGTGGAGCTAGCCTTTGCTGTCTGTTACGGTGGTCTGGTAGAGGCCAAAGAAACTACTTGTACTTGTAATACAAGTTATTTCTCAATATTACTGCAAAAATCCATAGTACAACGCTTAGAATTATAATTACCTACATTCAGTTACATCTCTATTCAGATATCATGGAGAGACCCAAACTGACTGAACACACTAGAAGTCATATTGCACTATTCATATTTTTGCATCTGTACTTTCAAAAGTACTCCAAAGCCTCCtcacttttaataaaaatatggtaGAAGCAGCAGCTTACCTTACTCAGGAATAGTTTGTAGGTAAAGTCAAGAGAAGTCTTTGTAAAGTTCTGAAAACACTGCTTTACAGTCCAGTGACTGGAAGAACTTTGACTCCAACCTTAGAAATCATCATGCCGTCCGCCTTAGACACACAGTGGAGTTCTGTGGAATTGCAAGGCAAAACTGTCCTTGGTACCTGTAGATATGAAAAGCACAGCTGGAATCAGTGCAGGATTTAATAGCATTCATCTCCTCTGGCACCCACTGACCAGCCCATCTggggctctgggtgctgccaggGTCAGAAATCAAGCACATTCCCATTATATTCTCATACAGAGGCAAGACTGGGTTTGAAGATGAGATATTCAGCTGTATACGCTGACTAGGCCATCTTCCAGTTCTGGTGCCAATGTAATGCTTTGCTCCTCTTGAGGTTcacttcctcccctctcccttaCAAGTTCAATCAAATCCGGTATTTTCTGATTCCTTCTGCTGAAGCTGAAAGCTAGAAGAATACACTTGTATTTGGAGTTGGCTAACGTGCACCTCATAGGCTGCTGATTACTGGCTCTGCACAGTACTAACCCAAAGTGGAAGTGCAGTCTTGATAGAAACTGTCCATTGAATATGAAATTACATTCCAAGTACTTAacaataatttataattatttgcAATAGAAGTACTAGAGGTACTCATTTTAATGCaaagcattatatatatattttttatagtgCAATTCAATACTTAATATGCTTTTTGAAGGTAAGTTTATGATTAAAAATCGTGTTTTTCACCTTCTTaagttttccatttcatcaAATGAGATATCTGGATATTGAAagaaacacctttttattttatgcttttttcccatttaaaattGCTGTTTAGAGGAATCCTGCAAATCTGCAAGGGAAGACCTAAAACCAGTATGCCCATtacagaaaggaacagaaagcttACCTCAGCCAACCAAAGGCAAAGAAGATATTAAGAAGAGAACATCTGAAAAGCGTTCAGAAAATGCAGCACAAAAAGCCAGGATAGAAGGACCTGTAAGTTTAAGACAAGCAAcaccacctcccaccccccacAAATGTAAACTAGAATGAGAGAACTCAgcattacatttatattttctactattgtaatttatttttaaccagcaTGCAAGCACTGTTGTATGGTATTCAGCAATTCAGTTTTCTTGAAGTTCAGATCACCGTTCCTGTGTTAGACTAGAATTCTAGAAGTTAGCATTCAGCCTTTACCCTTGTGGTGATTTCTTAGAACACCACTGTGGCTTGAAATTTCAGCTTGGCTTATGAAAAAAAACTAGTAATTTTAGAGGCAAGATGGtgtaaatgcttttatttcacaaatacataatgtatataccaaaaattaatttcaaaatgtatttcaaaaaatccagaatttatcagaagagcagcagctgaagcaaagGGAGGACTACCTCAAGAAAAAGAGAGATATGCTGATGGCTACAAAGAAGGAGTCAAGAAATAATGTGATACCACCAACAAACACTgaccagaaagaaaaggaattgtCTTCTAAAGAGGTGAAGGATTCAAGTATTTTAATCATCCCCACCACTTCATAACAAATAGACAATTTCAGTGAAGATGTGAATGCTGCTGAATACAGTAGCAACATAAAAGGAACAAGCAGTGGGGGtagaaacaaagtattttctaattactgcttttgcagaagcatACAGGCTAAAAGTTTAACGATcgttagcatttttttcctactgtattGTCAAATCCTCttgattaatttaaatttacaaGCCACTACATTGCTGGCTTTCTTTTAACCTGTGACCAAGCGTTTGAACTGAAGAACTGAAAGGCAGCAGCATTTGGCTTGTTTCAGTCACAACGTACTTGTTAGTGTTTCAGTGGATTGTCCTCTCACTGCCAAACCATCTTTCTTCCATTCTGCAGCattgaatttctgaaaaatgacaaatgtt
The nucleotide sequence above comes from Aythya fuligula isolate bAytFul2 chromosome 3, bAytFul2.pri, whole genome shotgun sequence. Encoded proteins:
- the CFAP36 gene encoding cilia- and flagella-associated protein 36 → MAAEEEEGEVDWVVDTIAGFLRGPAWAVPVLEFMEQKCEVFDDEEESKLSYTEIYQEYQALVEKLLEGYLKEVGITEEKFQEAFSSPLAKTHTSQAILQTVLAAEDFRLFKKMMVQKNIEMQLQAIRIMKERNGVLPDCLTEGSDVFSEIEQEEMKILREVLRKSKEEYDMEQERKRTEEAHTLKSPDVTSFPGDSRETVRVKESTEGADVSEETPKISLEESCKSAREDLKPVCPLQKGTESLPQPTKGKEDIKKRTSEKRSENAAQKARIEGPNLSEEQQLKQREDYLKKKRDMLMATKKESRNNVIPPTNTDQKEKELSSKEEISEEKQKLLQKRKVLAEKLKEEVINKR